Proteins encoded within one genomic window of Persephonella sp.:
- a CDS encoding endonuclease V: METENISRELIEQLKAEQTKLSKKLNLRDRIPPDKVRYVAGIDTTFTDIWKNPTTAISSIVVVDIKNDFEIIETVYATKEIDFPYIPTFLAYRELPVILEAYKKLKSQVDVFLVDGMGILHPRKMGIAAHFGVVTDTVSIGIGKSKLIGEFEEPENRRFAYQPVYVDGEHRGYVLRTRKNANPVFVSPGNNISVESSLKVAIKSTGNYKLPEPVRLAHNFLQKIRKEML, from the coding sequence ATGGAAACGGAAAATATTTCCCGTGAACTTATAGAGCAGCTAAAAGCTGAGCAGACTAAGTTATCCAAGAAATTAAATCTAAGAGACAGAATACCACCTGATAAGGTCAGATATGTTGCAGGTATTGATACAACTTTTACTGATATATGGAAAAATCCAACAACAGCAATATCTTCAATAGTTGTAGTAGATATAAAAAATGATTTTGAAATTATTGAGACTGTTTATGCAACAAAAGAAATAGATTTTCCTTATATACCAACATTTCTTGCATATCGGGAACTTCCAGTGATACTGGAAGCCTACAAAAAGCTTAAAAGTCAGGTTGATGTTTTTTTGGTAGACGGGATGGGGATACTTCATCCGAGGAAAATGGGTATTGCAGCCCATTTTGGAGTGGTAACAGATACAGTCAGTATAGGAATAGGAAAATCAAAACTAATCGGTGAGTTTGAAGAGCCGGAAAACCGCAGATTTGCTTATCAGCCTGTTTATGTTGATGGTGAACACAGAGGCTATGTCCTCAGAACAAGGAAAAATGCAAATCCTGTTTTTGTTTCTCCAGGAAATAATATTTCAGTTGAAAGCAGTTTAAAAGTAGCAATAAAATCAACAGGCAATTATAAACTCCCTGAACCAGTTAGACTTGCCCATAACTTTTTGCAAAAAATCAGGAAGGAAATGCTATGA
- the proB gene encoding glutamate 5-kinase: protein MEKSQLIRNTNRIVIKIGSQLLEKNNSIDTHFIENLAENISQHSNKEFIIVSSGAVLAGVKKLGLKQKPTSITDKQAVASVGQAYLMQIYDRIFSKYGKNIGQILLTIEGLRERKRYVLAQNTINRLLDMEVVPIVNENDTIAVEEIVFGDNDFLAAHVAVLTNADLLIILSTAGGVYTGEPGEEGAQLIEEIKDVSQALQYAGTSKSKFGTGGMRSKLEAAQIATSHGIPVIISPKKEDIISQTLSGKITGSFIYPEKSTKLSRKKSWLKLLSAPKGRIIIDKGAEEAIRGGKSLLPAGIKSFEGIFSKNDVVAILNEEGKIIGKGIINYSYKEIEKIKGKKSSEVENLLNRKFTEVIHRDNLVVF, encoded by the coding sequence ATGGAAAAATCCCAGTTAATAAGAAATACAAATAGGATTGTTATAAAAATTGGTTCTCAACTTCTGGAGAAAAACAACTCAATAGATACCCATTTTATAGAAAATCTGGCAGAAAATATATCCCAGCACTCAAACAAAGAATTTATAATCGTTTCTTCAGGAGCTGTTCTGGCAGGTGTAAAAAAACTAGGTCTTAAACAAAAACCTACATCTATTACAGACAAACAGGCTGTTGCATCTGTCGGGCAGGCTTACCTTATGCAAATTTACGACAGAATTTTTTCAAAATATGGAAAAAATATTGGACAGATACTTCTCACCATTGAAGGTTTACGGGAAAGAAAAAGATATGTTCTTGCCCAGAATACAATAAATCGGCTTCTTGATATGGAAGTTGTGCCTATCGTTAATGAAAACGATACCATCGCAGTGGAAGAAATTGTTTTTGGGGATAATGATTTTCTGGCTGCCCATGTTGCAGTTTTAACAAATGCAGACCTGCTTATTATCCTTTCTACAGCCGGTGGAGTTTATACAGGAGAACCGGGAGAGGAAGGGGCACAGCTTATAGAAGAAATAAAGGACGTATCACAAGCACTTCAATACGCAGGAACCTCTAAATCTAAATTTGGCACAGGAGGAATGAGAAGCAAACTTGAAGCAGCCCAGATAGCAACTTCCCATGGTATTCCTGTAATTATTTCTCCTAAAAAAGAAGATATAATCTCCCAGACTTTATCCGGAAAAATAACAGGAAGTTTCATTTATCCCGAAAAAAGCACAAAATTATCCAGAAAAAAAAGCTGGCTAAAACTTCTGTCAGCCCCCAAAGGAAGAATTATAATAGATAAAGGCGCAGAAGAGGCCATTCGTGGTGGTAAAAGTCTTCTTCCGGCAGGTATAAAAAGTTTTGAAGGAATATTCTCTAAAAATGATGTTGTTGCTATATTAAACGAGGAAGGCAAAATCATCGGAAAAGGAATTATTAACTACTCCTATAAAGAGATTGAAAAAATAAAAGGCAAAAAATCTTCAGAGGTTGAAAATTTATTAAATAGGAAATTTACTGAGGTTATACACAGGGATAATCTGGTGGTGTTTTAA
- a CDS encoding tRNA (adenine-N1)-methyltransferase has translation MIKEGDTVQLQDKKNTFFLVVKKGEVFGTHKGNINHDELLKKDYGQTIKTHKGHEFLILRPTLFDIILHGIKRKTQIIYPKDSSYITLKLGITDGMKVLESGVGSGALTIVMANAVKPSGKIYCYEKNEKYIQNAYENLKLAKLEKYVKIKHHDLSEELPEKNFDAAFIDVREPWLYIENIKKALKIGAPIGFLVPTTNQISLTLEALEKNNFIKTEVVELLERHYKPVPDRLRPEDRMVAHTGYLIFAINS, from the coding sequence ATGATAAAAGAAGGGGATACAGTTCAGCTTCAGGATAAAAAAAATACATTTTTCTTAGTAGTAAAAAAGGGCGAAGTATTTGGAACCCATAAAGGTAATATAAACCATGATGAGTTATTAAAAAAAGATTACGGGCAGACAATAAAAACCCATAAAGGACATGAATTTCTGATACTTCGCCCTACCCTTTTTGATATTATTCTCCACGGTATAAAAAGAAAAACCCAGATTATATACCCAAAAGACAGCAGTTATATAACTCTTAAACTTGGTATAACCGATGGTATGAAAGTTCTGGAATCAGGAGTTGGAAGCGGAGCCTTGACCATTGTTATGGCAAACGCTGTTAAACCATCAGGAAAAATCTATTGTTACGAAAAAAATGAAAAATATATACAAAATGCTTATGAAAATCTTAAACTGGCAAAACTGGAAAAATACGTTAAGATAAAACATCATGACCTTTCAGAAGAACTGCCTGAAAAGAATTTTGATGCAGCATTTATAGATGTTAGGGAACCATGGTTATATATTGAAAATATCAAAAAAGCATTAAAAATAGGAGCTCCTATAGGTTTTCTTGTGCCAACAACTAACCAGATAAGTCTTACACTTGAAGCCCTTGAAAAAAACAATTTCATTAAAACAGAAGTTGTTGAACTTCTTGAAAGGCACTATAAACCGGTCCCGGACAGGCTCAGACCTGAAGACAGAATGGTTGCCCACACAGGATATCTTATATTTGCAATTAATAGCTGA
- a CDS encoding NAD(P)-dependent oxidoreductase yields the protein MEFKLKIGWIGLGHMGLILAKNLHEAGYDIKVWNRTVSKARESGLPYEENLIKLIKERDIIITMLFGSQSSEEVYQEIVNSGANLKGKIFIDLTTIHPETARKIAELLISNGAEFIEAPVIGSVIPAQNKELIILISGDREIFEKIEDVFKNFGKDIFYMGDYGKASTMKLINNAVLGSMMVVLSEGILFGKKAGIPLDTVVQILEKGAGNSGLLKAKKEKILKNDYSTQFSLALLHKDICYAQDIAKKLNFPAIFTGQSLNLFSSARANNLEEKDFSAIIEIYKKLSNIEEAS from the coding sequence ATGGAGTTTAAATTGAAGATAGGATGGATTGGTCTTGGACATATGGGGCTTATTCTGGCAAAAAACCTGCATGAAGCAGGATATGATATAAAGGTATGGAACCGCACAGTATCAAAGGCGAGGGAAAGTGGTCTTCCTTACGAAGAAAATCTGATAAAATTGATAAAAGAAAGGGATATTATTATCACAATGCTTTTTGGTTCCCAGTCCTCAGAGGAAGTATATCAAGAAATAGTTAATTCTGGAGCTAACCTTAAAGGAAAAATATTCATAGACCTTACAACTATCCATCCTGAAACGGCAAGGAAAATAGCAGAACTGCTTATCAGCAATGGGGCAGAATTTATTGAAGCACCTGTGATAGGCAGTGTAATTCCTGCCCAGAATAAAGAGCTTATTATTTTGATTAGCGGGGATAGGGAAATATTTGAGAAAATAGAGGATGTATTTAAAAATTTCGGTAAAGATATATTCTACATGGGTGATTATGGCAAAGCCTCAACAATGAAATTGATTAATAACGCTGTTTTAGGTTCAATGATGGTGGTTTTATCGGAAGGTATTTTATTTGGTAAAAAAGCCGGAATACCTCTGGATACGGTAGTTCAAATACTTGAAAAAGGTGCTGGAAATTCAGGACTGTTGAAAGCGAAAAAAGAAAAAATACTGAAAAATGATTATTCAACTCAGTTTTCTCTGGCTTTACTCCACAAAGATATATGTTATGCACAGGATATAGCAAAAAAATTAAACTTTCCTGCAATTTTTACAGGTCAATCCCTTAATCTATTTAGCAGTGCAAGGGCAAATAATCTTGAAGAAAAAGATTTTTCGGCAATAATTGAAATATATAAAAAATTATCAAATATAGAGGAGGCGTCATGA